A region from the Rhinoderma darwinii isolate aRhiDar2 chromosome 2, aRhiDar2.hap1, whole genome shotgun sequence genome encodes:
- the CHST7 gene encoding carbohydrate sulfotransferase 7: MVKRRARSLWLLLLVYAALMLLLFSVLLHEGWRTRTKSSAEQDNDGRWNRSPPRRLCPNLDMSVWEDNGEEGTEQGAVSPLPRTHVYLHATWRSGSSFLGELFNQHPGVFYLYEPAWHMWQSLYPGDAESLQGALRDLLGSLFRCDFSALRLYAGDNLTSAGLFGWRSNKVICSAPFCVAATEDSNSTAGGRRDKVGLVEPKDCEKQCPARPLRDLEAECRRYPVVVIKDVRLLDLSSLRPLLRDPGLNLHVIQLFRDPRAVHNSRLRSKRSLLRESLQVLRSRLRGVDLASRALQQQQLHRGGADYLLSGSLEIICQAWLRDLLLVRSHNPLWLRHRYLRIRYEDLVHTPHKELRRLLRFTGLPSLPELEDFMLNMTRGSNYSLDNPFLVSARNAREAVNAWRERLSREQVRSVQELCGDAMQVLSYRLQGG, from the coding sequence ATGGTGAAGCGGCGGGCACGGAGCCTCTGGCTGCTATTGCTGGTGTACGCGGCACTCATGCTCCTGCTCTTCTCAGTACTGTTACATGAGGGCTGGCGGACTAGAACGAAAAGCTCGGCTGAGCAGGACAACGACGGGAGATGGAACCGGTCACCTCCCCGGCGGCTCTGTCCAAACCTGGACATGTCTGTGTGGGAGGATAATGGGGAGGAAGGAACTGAGCAAGGTGCGGTCTCCCCTCTCCCACGAACACACGTGTATCTGCATGCTACCTGGCGGAGCGGCTCGTCCTTCCTGGGGGAACTCTTCAACCAGCATCCCGGTGTCTTCTACTTGTACGAGCCGGCGTGGCACATGTGGCAGTCCCTGTACCCCGGAGATGCGGAGAGCCTGCAGGGGGCGCTGAGGGACTTGCTCGGCTCCCTGTTCCGCTGTGACTTCTCCGCGCTGCGGCTTTACGCTGGGGACAACCTTACTTCTGCGGGATTGTTCGGCTGGAGGAGCAACAAAGTGATCTGCAGCGCCCCCTTCTGTGTAGCAGCTACAGAGGATTCTAACTCGACCGCTGGGGGGCGCAGGGACAAGGTGGGACTTGTGGAGCCTAAAGACTGTGAGAAGCAATGCCCGGCTCGGCCGCTGCGGGACCTGGAGGCGGAGTGTCGGCGCTACCCTGTGGTCGTCATTAAAGACGTGCGGCTGCTAGATTTGTCCTCCTTGCGGCCTCTGCTGCGGGATCCCGGGCTCAATCTGCATGTGATTCAACTATTCCGGGACCCCAGAGCCGTGCACAACTCCCGGCTCCGCTCCAAGCGCTCCCTGCTGCGGGAGAGCCTTCAGGTGCTGCGCAGCCGCCTGCGGGGTGTGGACCTGGCCAGCAGAGCCCTACAGCAGCAACAGCTGCACCGCGGAGGAGCGGACTACTTGTTAAGCGGCTCCTTGGAGATAATCTGCCAGGCCTGGCTGCGGGACCTGCTCCTGGTGCGGAGTCACAACCCACTCTGGCTCCGCCATCGCTACCTCAGGATCCGCTATGAAGACCTGGTGCACACTCCACACAAGGAGCTGCGCCGCCTGCTGCGCTTCACTGGGCTGCCATCACTGCCCGAGTTGGAGGACTTTATGCTGAATATGACGCGGGGATCCAACTACTCTTTAGACAACCCCTTCCTGGTGTCCGCCCGCAATGCCAGGGAGGCGGTGAACGCCTGGAGGGAGAGGCTGAGCAGGGAGCAGGTCCGCAGTGTGCAGGAGCTGTGTGGAGATGCCATGCAGGTGCTCTCCTACCGGCTGCAGGGGGGTTGA